A window of Branchiostoma floridae strain S238N-H82 chromosome 9, Bfl_VNyyK, whole genome shotgun sequence genomic DNA:
ACTCTTACTGACCAACAATAGATTGATTGGGACTTAGCCTAAATTTTTGGCCAACTCCGCAGCCTTGCTCACGTAATGGACCCGTCTGACTGTGACTGTAGCTTCCGGTAAGTGACGTCGTAGGCAcatgactgcagcagagggtcgtaaatgccgtGTACATCCGCGCCCACCGTCCATCGCTAAACAGAGACGGAGGGCGACACAGGCTATCTGGCATTTATGACcttctgctgcagtcacgtgtctccgaCGTCACATTCCGAaagctacagtagacgggtccattccgtgaacaaggctgacggagtcggccgaaaatttggggtaagtcacAATCAATTTTAGTGTTGGTTAGTACGAGATGCTGCATATGAGAAGAaaattatatacaaatgtatttgataCTCGTTTCCATCTATTTCCGCTTTCTACACCAATGGAAATTTAGAAACGttatatatgatgatgattttagAATTCTCTTACAAATTATAATAATATCTTTATAATCCTTTTGCTTGTAAAATTGCTTAACCTATCAATAGTCATATTACAGCTAGTATTTAAGCTAGCAGAGACTGGATCAAAATGTACGTCATTTCGGTTTTTGATTCCTGGCTACACTGGGCAAGATGTGTCCGTGTGAAATACACTTTCTTACTGCGGTTTGGGAGATGTACACAGACCAAAAGACATGGTACCGATTTCTAAAACAAGGTCAAAGACAAACAGCACATATCTCCCCTCGCTAAAATCTATTTTAGCATCCCGCTGTAAGCAAAATAAATCTTTATTCTTCGGTACAAAGAAAGAGTGAAAAGGAAAAAGGAAACATACGCGTGGTCTCTGATAGTACACTACTCACCCCTTTTGTCACCCCTGGCTCGGTGTCTCATGCAAACCGCATCTTGTGCTGCCACAAACTCAGCATCCAAATCCGCATACACGTTATCTGATGTTGGCTGGCCAAGTTGGTTGTCGTCCATTTTGTAGAAAGGCTGTTGTTCGTTTTTCCCATCAGCTGATGCGACGTCCATCTCGTAAAATGGCTCATCTTGTTTGTCTTTGCCTTTGGCCGCGGTGACGTCCATCTTGTAAAATGGCTGTTCTTGTTCGTCTTTGCCTTTGGCAGCGGTGACGTCCATCTTGTAGAATGGCTGTTCTTGCTCTTCATCCGCAGGGGAGATGTCCATCTCATAGAATGGCTCAGCTGAGGCATTTTGAATCGCATCTTGTATTGCCAGAAATTCTTGGTCTAAATCAGCATAGACGTGCATAGATAAGTTGGAatgttcttcatcgttctcgtaatgcCTAGCAgtgtgttcttcatcgttctcgtaatgcCTGGCAgtgtgttcttcatcgttctcgtaatgcCTGGCAgtgtgttcttcatcgttctcgtaatgcCTGACAgtgtgttcttcatcgttctcgtTATGTCCGTGATTTTTATCgtactggaaatatttgtgttctttATCGTTCTCGTAGTGTCCGTGATTTTTATCgtactggaaatatttgtgttcttcatcgttctcgtaatgtccgtgatttttatcgtactggaaatatttgtgttcttcatcgttctcgtaatgtccGTGATTTTTATCGTACTGGAAATATTTGTATTCTTCATCGTTCTCGCAATGTCTATCGTTGTCGTAATGCCTGGCAatgtgttcttcatcgttcttATAATGTCTATCGTTCTTGTCATGCCTGGCAGTGTGTACTTCATCGTTCTTGTAATGTCTATCGTTGTCGTAATGTCTGGCAgtgtgttcttcatcgttctcgtaatgtccGATTTTTCGATCACTCTCTTCGTTTTCAGCGTTCTGGAATTTTAACTCCTCGCCATATTCTCTAACAGGCTTCAAAATTGCTTCTGGGTTTTCTCTTGCACGCAGTGCCTGTCTCTGCCAGTCGAGGATCCGCTTGGTAGACCAGAACCTCTGTCCCACCCGCCTGACGTAGAGCGGGTCCCGCGGGCGGCAGGGCACATCGGCCGGCTGAGGTTGTGACTCCTTCGGTCGAACCACAGCAGGTGGAGACACTGAACAGAaataaagaagaagagaagaattgGAGACATGTACACAAAAATGATCTAATTCGCACTCCCcaatttagaatacagtacCAAAATCATAGCTTTGAGTTTATGTGTGGGAAAATATAAATGGGTATTGAATGAAGTTCTTTGTAACATGACCAGACTGGTTATTCTGCTTCCAACCACTAGGTGGCTCTGCTGGAACAACAATGGGGAAAATGCGGTCCCAAATATGACTGATAAGGTGGCATGACACAATATTTCGCCTAAGGGGATTTAAGTgcttaaggaccccaaagttaAAAGGTTCAACGCCTCAAAATCTTAAGCAGGGTGCACAAGCAATTGACAAGAATTTAATATGATGAAGTGAAAggtagaatctacaaaatatctgaaaatgaggtAAAGTTTGTATGCTCGTTCTGCTGTAAAAgaaactttgatttgacccccagtgGAGGTCACTATACCGCAGCCGACACAGCACGAAAGTAGTCGGGAACAGGATTCAttcgcgaaattctacccaacGGAACAAACATCATAATTCATTTGAATGGCTCTATCGTGCCCGAACTCGTTTTGACctcgggggtcgcccataaaaactgtgttatgcgaccatAACAAGcagtttggggggggggggtcaactAATTCACATTTTAGAGACTGCTTTCCTCACACTGCAATGGGAAATAGATTCAGACACTATGCCAAGGAAGGTAACAAGGGCTACTAAAATATTGACAATTAAATCATGTGAAAAATGTAGGGATACACGTGAAATATCAACAGATacttatcatgcaaataagaGACTAATTGACATAATCAATTAAGAAAGGGCCTTAATTTCAACGTGGGAAATGGTGAGGTTCCCCACTTATACTTGTgatatacatttgcataatttatggtaggatttaaccctcaaacacccgagtgggtttcatttggaccccaggcgtaaattttgaagtaccatttgaacatttttaatctgaagaaaaattccttctgtgactttgtcagccactatcttctataccttcacctaagtttttatgaaaattggtacaatactgcggaagctataaagaaagttcgtgatcagtccgtctgaggtccaaacggaccccagcaaaaaagtgcagcttttgaaacaaacttttgagtctaactctCTGACTAATTAtcgtatcaccaccaaacttacAGAGGATATTAAACATGTCAAATTAAATTATCAttaaaacttctgtgtcatcaccatataatataacgatattatgacgtcatttagctaataagggcggccatcttggattttgactaatgacgccatgaaattagcatagattataaattttgaatcatgaaaataacattgaatttcatagaattttattgttgtaagaaaacaagcattggttaccaagaaaaccttgtttaaatcaaaattggcaaattttggcaaaaatatgcctgtcataattcagttaccatggcaaccaaaaaaataattattttatTGACAAATgaattttgctaacaatattttgtgatatattaccgtgtttcgtagctttagcactagtcgttcatgagttatgcgacataaaggttgctgaggacctcaaaattcccctctctggtcagaataggtttagtgcaaaagatggtcctgctgatcttttgcataaattatgataatgaggtaaaattagcaacaccttaacatgtcaaaatattcctcttacattgacgaagtaatgtatgtacaatgatcccCGATAGGAATTGGAAATGAGATTCtattaacaaaacattttggggtccgtttcgtccccactcggtcattttagtcgcaaaaaaaggtcgggtgcttgagggttaaacatGAAATTTTGCCAAACGAGAAGACGCCGCCAGtacaatatatgtatttttgGTTCAGAAAACctttatgaataaaacaaattatgcgaataacagacgtataagttgcataatcaattaaACAAGATAAAGCTATGAATCTCTGAATGGGGTATGAGGTCTCCGTACTCTCGTTTTAGTTGTGCTGCAAAAAACATTATTGCCCAAAtctgaatattgtttacacGTTTACTAAAAATTGATAGTTACATTGACATGTTTGGAGAATTGGTTTAACTACACAAAAATTAAAATGGGTCACATCAAAAAAGCTTTTTAAGTTCTTGTATTCGGGTAAATAATGTTCATCATCATAGGCACAAAGTTATTcgcatattacatacatatttaACGAATAATTTCCGAATATGTGGTACATGACATTATGTTAGTCAATTCGTTACGTCGGGATTTTCCGGCAAATTCGTCGAGATGCTACGTCGTTGCGAATCGGGAATACTCGTTTGTGTTCGGAAAACGAACAAAATGGCCGACAGCAGCACTGGCGACGTCGGTGATAAATATGCGGAATTGCAGCATGTTTGTGAGATGCAATGACGTCACATTATTAGTCTAGTATCAGTATGCCTATGCAATGAGACAGATCTATAGTGTTAACCGATGCGGAAATTAAGGTAACGCGGAGACACTGTGAACTGAAATTCGAAATTTGTGCAAACTTAACTTGAGCTATCAGAAAAGTGAAGGAACACTGTCTCAAGTAGTAACTGCTGCCATTAACCAAAAATTAAAGAGAAATTTTGAAACATTAGTGAAAAGGCGTGCATTTTtctcttgttgttttgttgtacatgACATCGAAGTCAAACCCATAAGTTTAAATGGTacctattacatgtacctgtattcATACGCATATTCTTACAAATCCGCATAATCTATCCTGTATTCTGTACTTTAATTGGGTTCTGAGGAGTAATGTCCACCGGCTGTTGAATAAACaactacgaggggcattcaataagtaatgtccctgacccatttcccatagcaggagattaatgaaacttggcacagttattagtctttctcttcataggaaccacccagagttatgcatttctcccatcatttgatgtagctctggacaccgttcttgtaggacatcccaggttggtcctccgacagatgcctcatcaatggcagaagagggacgaccaggtctgggagctgtttccacagacttccggccttgtttgaattcaggatgccagcgttttacaaggtcatatgatggggaatcatcaccataagtttttttcatttcatctaaagtcccttttggtgtgcgtcctttcaaatacaaaaaccggatcactgcgcgacactaaacttgctccatttcacacctggtccatttcgcacctgactcagttcaaacaccagtaaatcagtaaccataattagttcagagctgtattttgcaacataacccatagagatatgactcattacacatgcaacatttcatctagatcagacaactggcagtgggtcatgggcattacttattgaatgcccctcgtataatGGCGACAGGTTGTATATTACAAAAATAGTGGCAACAAATCCCCGTGTATTGGAAACGATAAATGGTTTGAGCAAAAATTTAttatacattttacaatataaggccacaccaattttatttgttgcttctctgaTTCGCCtgtcaatttgtttttcattttcaaatgaagTCCTGAGaatgaaaaatgatacaggttttgctatcataaacctgtaaatattgccattcacTGGTTTggagccacacacacacaatttcagtctaaaaacactgccttttattcagaacattagtaacaaatcaaaggaatggttcattgtataaaatgtgcGATTAAAACACCTCagcttgttgttttttgtgttatttagcagtatatcttcaccccagacatTTTGAATCTTTTTCGACCTGTTGGTCCAATTTTTTCGGAAAAAAGTCcgagaagcaagaaataaaCTTGGTATGCCTCTAATGTTGATACAATAATGTCACCGTACCTGCTGTCTTCTTCCTATTGTCATGAAGTCTGTCCAACTCGTTGTCTCCACAGGACGGACCCGCCTGTACCTGCACCCGCCTTGTACTCCTCACTTTCTCCTTCTGTAGGACTGGCGGTTTCTTCTCCACTTTTACCGCTGGATTTCTGGTGGTTTCTCCGTCTCTAGGTTTAAACTTCACTTTTCGAACCTCCATATTGATATTTTCggccatgtacatgtgttgtctCTGCTGTGGAAGGTTTCTATGTATCGCCGCTTCCCCTAAATACTTCCTCTCTTCACTAACGCTCTGTAACGCCCAGATCTGACGGAAATTACTACGTCGCAAGGCTAGATGATATTTTGGTGCGGTTACCATGGAAAGGAAATTCCCAAATTACGTCAAATCGGCATGAATCGTACGTGATTGGATGGATTCGGTCCTTGAGACTCTAATAGGTCTGCTTGTTGAATTTTTGTGGGAGGGAACTGGACATTTTGTTTCCTAAATACTAGCTTATGAATTGTTCTTGACTCTTGTTCTAAGTGTTtcgaaaaacaaaacaaaactttgtgtgaCCGTTCGGTCGTGTTTACCAAATTTTCATTGCACATAAAGAAAGTCAAACGTTAACAGTTCAAAATACTGCATATATTTCCGCTCCGATGTTTTTTTAACGAAGTCTTTCCGGCTTCTTTCTTTTCTGACGTCCGCCATATTGAATTTCTCAAGATCAGCAACGAAAACAACTACTTTTATTGTAAAATCTTTCGTGGACATTAATTAATtgttagtctttctcttcataggaagcacccagagttatgcatttctcccatcatttgatacagctctggacaccgtttttgtaggacaccccaggttagtcctccaacagatgcctcatcaatggcagaagagggacgaccgagtctgggagctgtttccacagacttccgaccatgtttgaattcaggatgccagcgttttacaaggtcatatgatggggcatcatcaccataagtttcatttatttcatcaaaagtcttctttggtgtgcgtcctttcaaatacaaaaaccggatcactgcgcgacactcaactggctccatttcacacctggtccatttcacacctgactcagttcaaacaccagtaaatcagaaaccacaattagttcagaactgctttttgcaacataacccaagaagatatgaatcattacacatacaacatttcatctagatgaaacaactggaagtgggtcaggggcatttcttattgcacgcccctcgtactaaGGTGACACTGACCTAATTTTATGGAAGaaatcctctggagaccccattTTTTTTTGCGTgacagtgaaaaaaaaggattcaagcaaaaatgctgctaaaccacggGGCTAAACATcaagtccattctttcccaggcttggtttgtcttccATATGTTAACCTGCAGTTAGACTGTAAGGCACAATCGTCGACATTTCAATAATGTCTTTATTGCAATTCTTGTTTCTACGTTATCTACTTTACCAAAGACATTTCTTGATCCATTGGATAATCCGTTAGACGTTTCAATGTATTACATTACATAGGAGACCAGTATCACATTACATAGGAGACCAGTATCATATTACATGGGTTTTATGCTTGTGGTTGTGTGTATGTGACTTGGGGTAAAACTGTTCAATTATAACAAAGAGCAACAGTTTCACATATAGACCTTGCATGAGGACGGGTGAACGATTGTCATTGCGGTCACCCTAACCGCCTATTCTAGACTTGCAGAagccattttcatgaaaaatatgaaatatcatattGATGAGACATTGCAGGGTGAAGACTTTTAGATTTGGTGAAAAAAggttttggtttattttttagGCCTGTGCAGACGCCTAAACCAAAGTGGTTAGTCCCTAAATTGACGTCATCAGAAACCAAGATGGtggcattttttaaatttgaaaatggacacttgagatagcgggctacTGTGTGGAGGGAGTTGTTATGActtggaatgttcacggatgagattatgacaccctgaactagCATATTGTTACATTATCGCCTATACAGCTTGCCATTCGTGTTCTGTGCCCTACATAAGGTATATCGGTATGTTGGCGGCGTCGTTGCGGCCAAGCAATTTTACAGAGCACTCAACAGATTTTATCGATATAGATAAAgaaaacgaatatttttacTCTTTGTTTTGATGCAAACTTGTACGTATTGTATGCCTATTATAGCGTCAAGGGTAACGCAAATAAATTTAGACCGCCGCTACGCCTCCAACTTACCACAGTCCGGTGAGATACCTCTGAAGAATACACATTTCCGGTCGCTTCAATGTACATCCACGCTGGCGTTTCCGCAACACTTCACGAAGAGCCGTGCAACCCCTTGTCGAACCTCTCTCAGACGAAACCCGTAGATCAGCGGGTTGATTGCTGAGTTGAAGATGACGAAGACCAGCATTTCGGAGAGTCCAAGATGGTCTTCAGTCATCGTGGCCAGCCTGATAGAAATTGGCAGCCACCCGACCAGGAAAACGACGgtgatgatgacgatggtgaAGGCGGATTTCCTGTTGACGCTTGACTGGGAAGCCACCGTCGCTTCTTGTGCAGCAATGGCGTTCATGTGCTTCCAGAGGCACCAAAATACCCCCAGGTTGAAGTAGACGATTGCCGCCATCGGGATGAAGATGAACACCAAGACGAGTATCCCGTAGTTGTCCGGCAATCCACCGCCCGTTGGTAGGCAGTCTCCCGATGTTTCTGAATGCCTGCAGTGCCAGCCGAAGTTGGGCAGCATCGCCAGCAATCCAGACAAAACCCAAACGGTCACGATCACGACCTTGCACTTCTCGTTGGTGACGTTGTTGACGTAGGTCATCCCGTGCACGATGAACCAGTAGCGCTCAGCCGTTAGCGCCAGGAGGCTGTAGGCAGAGGACAACCCGGAGAGGAATATTGCCGTCCATCGGAGCCTAGACGCGACAATGACTGTCCCAGCATCTGTAGTATTCGACAGTAATACCGAACTACTGGCATATACGAAGGCTGCGCCGGTCAAGACGTCGCTTGATGCCAGGTTAGCCACGACGATGTACACGGGCTTGTGGAGTCGTTCATGCCTGATGATGGCGGCAAGTGGGAGGCTATTAGCTACGACTGACCAAACACCAAGACATAAACCAACGAACACGAACTGTTTAAAGCGGCGTTTTCTGTCTGACGATGGACAAAGAGCCTCAATCTGCTTGCATCCATTGGCATTTGAAGTGTTGTTTTCTGGTATATAGGAACCGTTGGCACCCGCTAATGTGCTCCTGTGCTCAGACCGACCGTTCTGCAGCGTGGAGTTGGAGGATTCGCTCGCTTTGTCACTGTCGGCTCCGGTAGCCACGGTCCTCCCAACGGAGTGAATTGTGGCCATGAGAACAATGCACAACGCCCAGATGTAGATGCCTCGCTCTTTACAAATCACCATTGTTCTGTACATGTGCGCTTACTTAGACAGATATTCATTTGCGTGTTGGTTTAGCACCTTTTATACGTCCCTGAGGTGTTCTGTGTTTATTTATATCAGGGTACGTATCTCGCATTACTGTTCGGATATCTCGAACCTAGTCGTAAATTCACACTATCACATGTCACGATAATTAGAATTGAAAGCATTTGAAAAACATACGTTAAGGTCACCCCCCCCATTGGCAAATATGAATGTTTGATGGCTGAG
This region includes:
- the LOC118422249 gene encoding G-protein coupled receptor 12-like gives rise to the protein MVICKERGIYIWALCIVLMATIHSVGRTVATGADSDKASESSNSTLQNGRSEHRSTLAGANGSYIPENNTSNANGCKQIEALCPSSDRKRRFKQFVFVGLCLGVWSVVANSLPLAAIIRHERLHKPVYIVVANLASSDVLTGAAFVYASSSVLLSNTTDAGTVIVASRLRWTAIFLSGLSSAYSLLALTAERYWFIVHGMTYVNNVTNEKCKVVIVTVWVLSGLLAMLPNFGWHCRHSETSGDCLPTGGGLPDNYGILVLVFIFIPMAAIVYFNLGVFWCLWKHMNAIAAQEATVASQSSVNRKSAFTIVIITVVFLVGWLPISIRLATMTEDHLGLSEMLVFVIFNSAINPLIYGFRLREVRQGVARLFVKCCGNASVDVH